The sequence below is a genomic window from Candidatus Bipolaricaulota bacterium.
TGCTCGGCGCTTTTTCGTATGTGACCGCTATTGTTCCCTCCGAATTTACAGCAACGGAAGGATGCTGGTCATCCCCATCAGGATTGTCCGATGAGATAAGAACATCACCGGCTGTGAGCGTTCCTGCATTTGGCATCGGTTTATCTATCGCGTGTATAACGTGAGCGTTTGTTGCCTGCACTGAATCATTGGATATACTCAATGCTGGAATGGCGCTTATTGTCATCATGGCAACTATCGCTATCGCCCCCAAAAATATTTTCTTGCTCTTTTTTGCTTCTTTCATGTTTATCTTGCCTCCAATATGTAAATATGTTTTTGTTTTAAATAGTTATCGCCATGCTCCTCTAAAATTTGGGGGAGAGAAAGGTATGAAAAGGCAGGGTTACATCACTTCCATGCCCTCTACAATTTCCTTCTTTGTTATGGCTTTTCCCAGTTTCTTTGCGATTTCTTTGTAGTAATCTATCATCTCTTCGTCTATGGACGGACGGACAGTCTCAAAAGCTTTCATGAAATGCTCTCTTCTTACTTCCTTTGTATCTCTGTCCTCCCGCAGCGCCGTCATTGCCGCCTCTCTGCAGACGGCCTCTATGTCCGCGCCCGCATAACCCTCGCTCATCTCTGCAAGCTCCGACACGTCAACGTCTTTAGCAATGGGCATATCTTTCATGTGTATTTTGAAAATTTCCTTTCTCGCCTTCTCGTCCGGCTGCCCCACGAGAATGAGTTCGTCAAATCTGCCGGGGCGAAGGAAGGACGGGTCGATGATATCGGGCCTGTTTGTTGCGCCTATAATCACAACGTCCTCCATGCCCTCAATTCCATCCATTGAGGTCAGGAGCTGGTTTACAACCGTGTCAGTTACCCTTGTTCCGTCATACATCCCTCTTTTTGGGGCAAGTGCATCTATCTCATCAAGAAATATAATTGACGGGGACGACTGCTTTGCTTTTTTGAATAGGTTCCTCAATGCTTTTTCGCTCTCTCCTACCCACTTGGAAAACACCTCAGGCCCTTTTATGGAGAGAAAATTTGCATTTGACTCATTTGCAATAGCTTTGGCGAGCATTGTCTTCCCCGTGCCCGGCGGCCCGTACAGCAGTATACCCCTCGGGGGTCGTATGCCCATCTTTTTGAACAACTCCGGATTTGTCAGAGGCCATTCAACTGCCTCCTTCAACCGCTTTTTGACGTCTTCAAGACCGCCGACATCTTCCCATTTCACCTTTGGTATTTCTATCATCACCTCGCGCAGGGCAGACGGCTCGATGGAATGTTGAGCATCTTTGAAATCGTCCATCACCACTTCCATTTTTTGAAGCACTTCTGTAGGTATGGGCTTGTCAGGGTCTATCTCGGGCAGGTATCTTCGCAAAGCGTTCATGGCAGCTTCCCTTGCAAGCGCAGCCAGATCAGCACCCACAAATCCGTAGGTTATATCGGCAAGATAATCAATATCAACGTCCTTTGCCTTTGGCATGCCCCTCGTATGTATTTCCAGGATTTCCCTTCGGCCATCCCTGTCCGGGACATCCACAACAATTTCTCGGTCGAATCTGCCGGGGCGGCGGAGGGCAGGGTCTATTGAATCGATTCTATTGGTGGCGCCTATCACAATCACCTTTCCTCTTCCTTTCAGCCCATCCATAAGCGTGAGCATCTGCGAAACGACGCGGCGTTCCACCTCGCCATGGACCTCCTCCCTCTTTGATGCTATGGCGTCTATTTCGTCAATGAAAATTATGGAAGGTGCATTTTTTTCTGCCTCCTCGAACGTCTTCCGTAAATTTTCCTCGCTCTGCCCGTAGAACTTGCTCATTATTTCAGGGCCATTTATGGTAAAGAAGTTTGCTCCCGACTCGTTTGCAACCGCCTTTGCAATCAGCGTTTTTCCTGTTCCGGGAGGCCCATGAAGCAGGACGCCTTTTGGCGGGTCTATGCCGAGCCGCTTGAACAGTTCGGGGTGCTTAAGAGGAAGTTCAATCATTTCCCTTATCTTCATTATCTCGCCTTTCAAGCCGCCTATATCCTCGTAGCTCACCTGGGGCACATTGAGCAACTCCTCTTTTATGGGCTCATCTTTGACAATAACTTCTGTTTCCTCGCCGATCGTGACAATTTCCTTGGGCTCTGTTCTTATAACGCCGAATGGAAGCGAATTTCCGAATAGTGCGATGCCAGGTATTACCACCGTATCTCCTGCACTGATGGGCCTTTTGAGCAA
It includes:
- a CDS encoding CDC48 family AAA ATPase yields the protein MKEVVLKVSEALSQDVGSGRARLDGKTRLELDVTPGDIIEIEGSQKTSAVVWRARPMDEGKGIIRIDNLTRKNAGVGMGDKVIVRKIVPRVAKKVIMAPAISQGQKIQFGQGIEHLVKRGLLKRPISAGDTVVIPGIALFGNSLPFGVIRTEPKEIVTIGEETEVIVKDEPIKEELLNVPQVSYEDIGGLKGEIMKIREMIELPLKHPELFKRLGIDPPKGVLLHGPPGTGKTLIAKAVANESGANFFTINGPEIMSKFYGQSEENLRKTFEEAEKNAPSIIFIDEIDAIASKREEVHGEVERRVVSQMLTLMDGLKGRGKVIVIGATNRIDSIDPALRRPGRFDREIVVDVPDRDGRREILEIHTRGMPKAKDVDIDYLADITYGFVGADLAALAREAAMNALRRYLPEIDPDKPIPTEVLQKMEVVMDDFKDAQHSIEPSALREVMIEIPKVKWEDVGGLEDVKKRLKEAVEWPLTNPELFKKMGIRPPRGILLYGPPGTGKTMLAKAIANESNANFLSIKGPEVFSKWVGESEKALRNLFKKAKQSSPSIIFLDEIDALAPKRGMYDGTRVTDTVVNQLLTSMDGIEGMEDVVIIGATNRPDIIDPSFLRPGRFDELILVGQPDEKARKEIFKIHMKDMPIAKDVDVSELAEMSEGYAGADIEAVCREAAMTALREDRDTKEVRREHFMKAFETVRPSIDEEMIDYYKEIAKKLGKAITKKEIVEGMEVM